From the Musa acuminata AAA Group cultivar baxijiao chromosome BXJ3-7, Cavendish_Baxijiao_AAA, whole genome shotgun sequence genome, one window contains:
- the LOC135643453 gene encoding probable receptor-like protein kinase At5g18500, translated as MSSLKEHLYDKTFLFGLKLWVVIGIIVGVSILGVLSILVICLNARSQRRSRRASNNLPVSQIPPVSKEIKEVRVEQVSANDFVARDGILLTVHDKSNEKETDKVMVHLGLGKSRHADENSHSGSFHYIDKDGSCHSGDEGSSGTVAVHRQSSYRITAPSPLTGLPEFSYLGWGHWFTLRDLEIATNRFSKDNVLGEGGYGVVYRGQLINGTPVAVKKLLNNLGQAEKEFRVEVEAIGHVRHKNLVRLLGYCVEGTQRMLVYEYVNNGNLEQWLHGAMRQQGSLTWEARIKILLGTAKALAYLHEAIEPKVVHRDIKSSNILIDDEFNAKISDFGLAKLLGAGKSHITTRVMGTFGYVAPEYANTGLLNEKSDVYSFGVVLLEAITGRDPVDYGRPANEVNLVDWLKMMVGSRRSEEVVDPSIETRPSTRALKRALLTALRCVDPDSEKRPKMGQVVRMLDSDEPIPRENRRHRRNRAGSIDMDSQRESSDTDKSDNPDSKYSSRRNRSSSTN; from the exons ATGTCATCTCTGAAGGAACATTTATATGATAAAACATTTCTTTTTGGCCTCAAGTTGTGGGTTGTAATTGGGATAATTGTTGGGGTCTCCATATTGGGTGTTCTTTCCATTCTAGTTATATGCCTTAATGCTAGGAGTCAAAGAAGGTCAAGGAGGGCTTCCAACAATCTTCCAGTTAGCCAAATACCACCGGTCTCAAAGGAAATTAAAGAAGTTAGGGTTGAACAAGTCTCAGCTAATGATTTTGTTGCACGTGATGGTATTCTGCTTACAGTTCATGATAAATCCAATGAAAAAGAAACGGACAAGGTTATGGTCCATTTGGGCTTGGGCAAATCAAGGCATGCTGATGAGAACAGTCATTCAGGCTCATTTCATTATATAGATAAAGATGGTAGTTGCCATTCTGGTGATGAAGGAAGTTCAGGGACAGTTGCTGTACATAGACAATCTTCTTACCGTATAACTGCTCCGTCACCTTTGACAGGCCTCCCAGAGTTTTCTTACCTTGGCTGGGGTCACTGGTTTACCTTGAGGGACTTGGAAATTGCAACCAATCGTTTTTCAAAAGATAATGTACTTGGGGAGGGTGGTTATGGTGTTGTTTATCGAGGACAACTCATCAATGGTACTCCAGTAGCAGTTAAAAAGCTTCTTAATAATCT AGGACAAGCAGAGAAAGAATTCAGAGTTGAAGTTGAGGCCATTGGTCATGTCCGCCACAAGAATCTAGTACGCCTTCTTGGATACTGTGTAGAGGGTACTCAGAG GATGCTAGTTTATGAGTATGTGAATAATGGAAATCTAGAACAATGGCTTCATGGAGCTATGCGTCAGCAGGGTTCTCTTACCTGGGAGGCTCGCATAAAGATTCTTTTGGGCACTGCTAAGGC tcttGCTTATTTACACGAGGCCATTGAACCAAAAGTGGTGCACCGAGATATCAAATCCAGTAATATATtgattgatgatgaattcaaTGCTAAAATATCTGATTTTGGTTTGGCCAAGCTTCTAGGAGCTGGTAAAAGTCATATCACTACTCGGGTTATGGGAACCTTTGG TTATGTGGCGCCAGAATATGCAAACACCGGACTGCTAAATGAAAAGAGTGATGTATACAGTTTCGGTGTTGTTCTTCTAGAAGCAATTACAGGGAGAGATCCTGTAGATTATGGGCGCCCCGCAAATGAG GTAAATCTAGTTGACTGGCTCAAAATGATGGTTGGGAGTAGGCGTTCAGAAGAAGTAGTGGATCCAAGTATAGAGACAAGACCATCTACAAGAGCACTTAAACGTGcccttttgacagctttgaggTGTGTTGATCCTGATTCGGAGAAAAGACCTAAGATGGGTCAGGTTGTCCGAATGCTGGATTCTGATGAGCCAATACCTCGTGAG AATCGGAGACATCGACGCAACCGTGCTGGAAGCATAGATATGGATTCCCAGAGGGAGAGTTCTGACACAGATAAAAGTGACAACCCAGACTCCAAATACAGCAGCAGAAGGAACAGATCATCTTCAACCAATTGA